In the genome of Arabidopsis thaliana chromosome 4, partial sequence, the window taaattgtgttGATTTATCAGCAGATTGATTATGGAGATAACTGATAATAAGTAACACATAGTTAACCTCGTTAATGCgtttcatcaaaatattttatgacgAGTCTAAATCGGGTTGATTAATAAAAGTTTGTGACTAAAATGAAAAGTCAACCAAATTTAATACTTTtcctatatattttatatgatattctTGGCATTGaattccttgtttttttttaatctaaattattattagttgaaattatatatatgaaaattgtcAAACACTCATATGAGTGACATATTatcataaaaataatgatatgtGTCATTctacattaattaaattaaaaaactagcaaactaattgaaaaaaaagtcaaaaaaaaattgttgtgttAAATTCTCCATTAATCTTActcttaaataaatttttctgaaaacattcactaaataaaaaatcataataatgtaCCAAGCACTACTTTCATTCTATtctacttattttttttacttttttttttatcaatagtcATTAATCCATAATGGCTAAAAATTTACTTGTGTTGTAATTTAGACGTTTGCTACCTAAcctcatattaatttagttattttaattggatattttttgttattacgttttctgaatttgatttATCATATTGACCTTCTTTCTGTATATTTTTGTGCGTTCTGATAACTTTGTAACATTGATATCTCtaactattaatatttttccttgATAATTAAGTTATGTATGTAAATGCTTTTTTTAAACTcgtaaatattatataaatttagaattgTTTTAGCtaaaaatatcagaaaatctataaaaattaatgaatattttatcttcttctaataataatatttttgccATGTGGATtaactttaaaagaaaatcttccAAATCAGCAATCAAAGAACTTATCAAACAACTAAATCGCCGTCACTTAGATTTATAAATCACCCCTTTGATTGCTCAGTGATATCGTCCCCGTCACGCcctttttcttaaagaataatttaggaaaaagaaaacaatatctCGTCGTTCTTTTCGGCTTTCTCcgattgtttttaatatttctccTAACTCTCTCTCGATCTCCGTCAAAATAATcactgtttctttgttttttctcacaATAACCCTGAAACATTTGCCCAAAAGAGGGAAACTAAACtccaaaatatagcaaaactgattaaaaccaaatatagAGACAGAAATCGAAAGAAGATACAAAATTAATGGAGAAAAAACAATCTAAGCACTAGAATTGAACAAAGGCATGAGAGACTTTCACAAAGCATCCCTATAGAACCTGTAAATACCAAAAGCACCAATAAGTCCGGAGAAACCTCACACCGACGACAAACCAATAGCAAACCGACAGGGAGGAAAGCAAGAATCCAACGCGACCAAAAACCAAATACAACTACCAACACACCTCACCAACTAATCGGAGAGAGCAAGAAACACTAGGATCAAGGCAAAACCTTAAAATCGACTGGAGACAAACCACGTAAGATCAACAATTCTTACACGCGGACACAATTTCCTTGGTCTTATGCAGCAAAATTCTCTTGtttaaagaataataatttttattttctttaattcgGTAGAGCAAGAAcacaaattctttattttaccACATTTGTAATTTGGTATGAGCATTTTTCCCACTTTAGTTATCAATAATGCTGAATGCTGATACTCAAATCACTAAATATCAATAGATTTATGTAAACATTTAAGGGATAAAGCGAAacatttcttatttattaGACGAGTAAAATAAGGGATTGGAAAAATACTTCAAATCCcccatttttcaaatttttattttttcccttGTACGCGATCAAAATAAACATCGAGCAATGTGGTAGTTACATGAAAATTCGTTTATTTCCGTAAGAGGAAAGCTGAGTTTGGGGATTTTCATTCATCTGAGTTTAATTACgtttttatactttataattCGTAACTAATTCgtattttgattgttgggTATAAACCAAAGGTCCCACATCGGAAgttaagaaaaagagtttctaATATATAAGTCAAGTCCAACTCCAACTAGTATGAGGCATTTTGGGAAGTAACCCAATAACAAATTCTTGAGGGCTTGAACATGTAGACCCAAAGAGGACAATATCATACTAAAAAGGAGTTGGAATGGACTTTAGAAAGGAAAATAAAGATGAAGGAGGAAATGGcgagaaacagaacaagaagaagaagaatgatccTCAGGTTATGAATAATATTTGAGTATATATAAGATTCACTAATATCCACAAACTATCTctgattcttgtttttatttgttgttgtttaggTAAGTTTGTCCGGTCTACTATACTTTGTAGACGGGTTATGGTCAAACTCTGTGGAGGAACGGATCATAATATTCACAACCAACCATAAGGAGAAACTCGATCCGGCATTTCTGAGACCAGGAAAGATGGATGTTCACATACTCATGGATTATTGTACGCCTGTTGTCTTCAAGAAACTCGATGCTTTGTACCTAGATATTCGAAGAACATGACATGTTTGAGCTTATTGAGAAGATGTTACTTGAGGTGAAAGCAACTCTAGCTGAGATCACAGAGCAGCTTATGGTAAGCAAGAATCCGGATGTATTACGCTTAAGGGTGTTGTTGAGTTTCTTGACACCAAAAGGTTGACTAAGGAGATATACTGTtgattctaaaatttaaagaagcagaagcatGAAGCTTCAAGGATCCGTGGAAGTGGTTATGCATTTCTTAGTTTGATTTAATAACTTTGCCTCAGACACTAAATTTGGAAGATGACACACTCGACATGTATCAACTCTTTTAACATCTTGTTGGAGTTCAATTTGTTGTTATAAAGCTTGAAAGATCTTAACGTTCCTTGTTCTTGCCATTTTGGGCTCAAATTTGCAGAAAGTTTCTCATCTTCAACTATTTTAACATATACGTTTCAAGATCACTAAGAAATGCTGAAGTAGAGATATCCTTTAAAAGATTCGAGGAATATATATGATGGTAACAAATATGTTGAAATTGCAGAAGGAGATAATAAAGACACTGCAGAAGGACTTCATGTGAGAGGTGAAACAAATCACATTGAAGAAGACACGTAGGAATCATGATTTGATTTCAGAGCAACAGCTTGATGTGAAGGGTTCTGGTTATATTGTTAAGGATT includes:
- a CDS encoding P-loop containing nucleoside triphosphate hydrolases superfamily protein (P-loop containing nucleoside triphosphate hydrolases superfamily protein; FUNCTIONS IN: ATP binding; INVOLVED IN: biological_process unknown; LOCATED IN: cellular_component unknown; CONTAINS InterPro DOMAIN/s: ATPase, AAA-type, core (InterPro:IPR003959), ATPase, AAA-type, conserved site (InterPro:IPR003960); BEST Arabidopsis thaliana protein match is: P-loop containing nucleoside triphosphate hydrolases superfamily protein (TAIR:AT4G05380.1); Has 1268 Blast hits to 1261 proteins in 221 species: Archae - 0; Bacteria - 63; Metazoa - 158; Fungi - 372; Plants - 536; Viruses - 9; Other Eukaryotes - 130 (source: NCBI BLink).), whose product is MDFRKENKDEGGNGEKQNKKKKNDPQVSLSGLLYFVDGLWSNSVEERIIIFTTNHKEKLDPAFLRPGKMDVHILMDYCTPVVFKKLDALYLDIRRT